A single genomic interval of Stieleria maiorica harbors:
- a CDS encoding EAL and HDOD domain-containing protein: MSTCPTAPGVSSSPAENAFVGRQPIFTPDLEVFAYELLFRSGEQNAAMITDGDRATANVLLNTFTDIGLDTIVGSKKAFINLTRNLLTGRNLSCMPADRVVLEILEDIQPDADVLSAIEGLVEEGYTIALDDFVYRPELEPLIGSADIVKIEYPLTPKDQLPDHIGKLRALGVRTILAEKIETQEDFELCKSLGCDLFQGYFFCRPQVISQRKTQVNVASVVRLMSELQNPDITMNEVEGIIQTDANLSFKLLRFVNSANAATTRTIDSLKQATTLMGIARLRSLASMMLMTSIDEGKPQELIRLAMIRGKMCEQLAVDACATRPDRFYTLGLLSVMDALLDKPMEEVIPLLPLADDMNDALLSRAGELGLILQSVINFEAGQMTPPVSLSAEQMTKAYQTSLRWIASITN, from the coding sequence ATGTCGACTTGCCCAACCGCACCCGGCGTTTCTTCCTCCCCGGCCGAAAACGCTTTCGTCGGGCGTCAACCGATTTTCACTCCCGATCTGGAGGTCTTTGCCTACGAACTGCTGTTCCGATCCGGAGAGCAGAACGCGGCGATGATCACCGACGGAGATCGTGCGACCGCCAACGTGCTGTTGAACACGTTCACCGACATCGGACTGGACACGATCGTCGGTTCGAAAAAGGCGTTCATCAATTTGACACGCAACCTGCTGACCGGTCGCAATCTGTCGTGCATGCCGGCGGATCGAGTCGTTCTGGAAATCCTGGAGGACATCCAGCCCGATGCGGACGTGCTGTCGGCGATCGAAGGATTGGTGGAAGAAGGATACACGATCGCGCTGGATGATTTCGTCTATCGTCCCGAATTGGAACCGCTGATCGGCTCGGCTGACATCGTCAAAATCGAGTACCCGTTGACGCCCAAAGATCAATTGCCGGACCATATCGGCAAACTCAGGGCGTTGGGCGTTCGCACGATCTTGGCCGAAAAGATCGAAACGCAGGAGGATTTTGAGCTCTGCAAAAGCCTGGGTTGCGATCTCTTTCAAGGCTACTTCTTTTGCCGCCCCCAAGTCATCAGTCAGCGCAAGACGCAAGTGAATGTGGCGTCGGTCGTCCGTCTGATGTCAGAGCTGCAAAACCCCGACATCACCATGAACGAAGTCGAGGGGATCATCCAAACGGACGCCAACTTGTCCTTCAAGTTGCTGCGGTTTGTCAATTCGGCCAACGCGGCGACCACCCGCACGATCGATTCGCTGAAACAAGCCACGACGTTGATGGGGATCGCGCGATTGCGTTCCCTGGCGTCGATGATGTTGATGACCAGCATTGACGAAGGCAAACCGCAAGAACTGATCCGGCTGGCCATGATCCGCGGCAAAATGTGCGAACAGTTGGCCGTCGACGCGTGCGCCACGCGACCGGATCGCTTCTACACCCTCGGCTTGCTTTCGGTGATGGATGCGTTGCTGGACAAGCCGATGGAAGAAGTCATTCCGCTGTTGCCGTTGGCCGACGACATGAATGACGCCTTGCTCAGCCGCGCGGGTGAATTGGGGCTGATCTTGCAAAGCGTCATCAACTTCGAAGCCGGCCAGATGACACCGCCCGTTTCCTTGTCTGCCGAACAGATGACGAAGGCCTACCAAACGTCGCTCCGCTGGATCGCTTCGATCACAAACTGA
- a CDS encoding SDR family NAD(P)-dependent oxidoreductase, with translation MNELRGRKALITGGTQGIGGAIAVAVAKAGADVLLVGLRRDAAAEQTLQQCRRHGVQAELVLCDLSRQPGEYLESLLADIDVLMPGIDLLVNNAGTYIDVPFLEMDFDRYLTTMHLNVTAGYFLTQAIARRWVDGKVQGRVVFTGSINGLLSEPNHTAYDTSKGAVAAMVRSLCVSLAPLGIRVNAMAPGLVRTPLTDGAIADDKMRRWMELHTPNGQVPTADVCAGTVVFLLSDAAEHVHGQTIYVDGGMSVWQQPDAPE, from the coding sequence ATGAACGAATTGCGTGGCCGAAAGGCATTGATCACCGGCGGAACCCAAGGCATTGGCGGGGCGATCGCGGTCGCGGTCGCAAAAGCCGGTGCGGACGTGTTGTTGGTCGGATTGCGTCGTGATGCGGCGGCCGAACAGACGCTCCAGCAGTGTCGCCGGCACGGCGTCCAGGCAGAATTGGTGCTGTGCGATCTTTCACGCCAGCCGGGGGAATACTTGGAATCGTTGCTCGCGGACATCGACGTATTGATGCCGGGGATCGATTTGTTGGTCAACAATGCGGGCACCTACATCGACGTGCCGTTTTTGGAAATGGACTTCGATCGCTATCTGACCACGATGCACCTGAACGTCACTGCGGGTTACTTCTTGACCCAGGCGATTGCCCGACGCTGGGTTGATGGCAAAGTCCAGGGACGCGTGGTGTTCACCGGTTCGATCAACGGCCTGCTGTCCGAACCCAATCACACGGCCTATGACACCAGCAAGGGAGCGGTCGCGGCGATGGTCCGATCGCTGTGCGTGTCGCTGGCGCCCCTGGGGATCCGGGTCAATGCGATGGCTCCCGGTTTGGTGCGAACTCCCCTGACCGACGGGGCGATCGCCGATGACAAGATGCGTCGTTGGATGGAACTGCACACGCCCAATGGGCAAGTGCCGACGGCGGATGTCTGTGCGGGCACCGTGGTGTTCCTGTTGTCCGACGCCGCCGAACATGTCCACGGCCAGACGATTTATGTCGACGGAGGGATGAGCGTTTGGCAACAACCCGACGCACCGGAGTGA
- a CDS encoding RidA family protein has product MSYQKRIEELGLELPPAPKPAGVYKPVVVVDGIAYVSGHGPLKSNGTLMTGRLGLDLDVEAGYDAARQTGLAMLATLQSHFGSLDKVKRVVKLLGLVQCIEGFPDSPAVINGCSELFRDVFGEENGVGARSAIGTNSLPGKISVEIEAIFEVDA; this is encoded by the coding sequence ATGTCCTACCAAAAACGTATCGAAGAACTCGGTCTCGAACTACCACCGGCCCCCAAACCGGCCGGCGTCTACAAACCCGTCGTCGTGGTCGACGGCATCGCCTATGTTTCCGGCCATGGCCCGCTGAAGTCCAACGGAACGCTGATGACCGGTCGACTGGGTTTGGACCTGGATGTCGAAGCCGGCTATGACGCGGCCCGTCAAACCGGGCTGGCCATGTTGGCGACGCTGCAAAGCCACTTCGGGTCGCTGGACAAGGTCAAACGTGTGGTCAAGTTGCTCGGACTGGTCCAGTGCATCGAGGGCTTTCCCGATTCCCCCGCCGTGATCAACGGTTGCAGCGAACTATTCCGCGACGTGTTCGGCGAAGAGAACGGTGTCGGCGCCCGCAGTGCCATCGGAACCAACAGCTTGCCCGGCAAGATCTCCGTCGAAATCGAAGCCATCTTTGAAGTCGACGCCTAG
- a CDS encoding dipeptidyl-peptidase 3 family protein, which yields MRLFLNCLLTAATLVCSGNLSAQDESSDQRKYLLDRVDDVAIVQLYVDGFDQLSLREKTLIYHLSQAAIAGRDIYIDQRYRHSLDIRGVLEAVLTHPQGIDDATIAAVRKYMKLFWVNNGPHSALTAQKNLLECSAEALDDAVQQAVDNGATMPAEGEALSTLIGRIRPVLLDPDFETHVTQKSPGESIDILTASANNLYDDVTMADLEGFNERYPLNSQLAKGDDGKLVERVYRSGLDHLVPAGMYARQIENIVSHLEAAIPFATPEMARALGALIHYYRTGEAADFYGYNIAWVADKDSPVDTINGFIEVYMDARGMKGSWEAAVYFNDPIKMDMIRKFADNAQWFEDHMPYAKRFRKDNVKGISAKAIQVVMETGDSGPVTPIGINLPNDATIRQRYGSKSVSLSNVMEAYEKASTPSARAEFCFDDAEFARADKWKSTALALEVNMHEVIGHASGQVNEGIDPAVSIKEYYSALEEGRADLVALYFIGNPKLIELGLVDNEDDLREMQLAAYEAYTRNVMTQLRRIKSGTTIEEDHMRNRQMIVGWLAANTDAITVDVRDGKTYFRVADVDAWHGGVGDLLAEVQRIKSEGDRPSAERLMKDYAININVALRDEVLRRYADLDQPAYTGFVQPELTPVTNAQGEITDVTISYPQDLETQMLKWSGARDE from the coding sequence ATGCGTCTGTTTCTGAATTGTTTGCTCACCGCCGCGACGCTCGTTTGCAGCGGCAATCTGTCTGCCCAGGACGAATCGTCGGATCAACGCAAGTATCTCCTCGACCGTGTCGACGATGTTGCGATCGTGCAACTGTATGTGGACGGGTTTGACCAGCTGTCGTTGCGGGAAAAAACGCTGATCTACCATCTGTCCCAGGCCGCGATCGCCGGCCGCGACATCTACATCGACCAGCGTTATCGCCATTCGCTCGACATCCGCGGCGTGCTTGAAGCCGTGTTGACGCATCCCCAGGGGATCGACGACGCGACGATCGCCGCGGTTCGAAAGTACATGAAACTGTTTTGGGTCAACAACGGCCCCCACAGCGCTCTGACGGCCCAGAAAAACCTGCTGGAGTGCTCCGCCGAGGCGCTCGACGATGCAGTGCAACAAGCCGTCGACAACGGTGCGACGATGCCGGCTGAGGGTGAAGCATTGTCGACGTTGATCGGCCGGATTCGTCCCGTCCTGCTAGACCCCGACTTCGAAACGCATGTCACGCAAAAATCGCCGGGCGAGAGCATCGACATCCTGACCGCCAGCGCCAACAACCTGTACGACGACGTCACCATGGCGGACTTGGAAGGGTTCAACGAACGCTACCCGCTCAATTCTCAACTGGCCAAGGGCGACGACGGGAAACTGGTCGAACGCGTCTATCGCAGCGGATTGGATCACTTGGTCCCGGCCGGCATGTACGCCCGGCAGATTGAAAACATCGTCTCCCATCTTGAAGCGGCCATCCCGTTTGCCACGCCCGAAATGGCACGTGCCCTGGGCGCGTTGATTCACTATTACCGGACCGGCGAAGCGGCGGATTTCTATGGGTACAACATCGCCTGGGTCGCCGACAAAGACAGTCCGGTCGATACCATCAACGGATTCATCGAAGTCTACATGGACGCCCGGGGCATGAAGGGATCGTGGGAGGCCGCGGTGTACTTCAACGACCCGATCAAGATGGACATGATTCGCAAATTCGCCGACAACGCCCAGTGGTTCGAAGACCACATGCCCTATGCCAAACGGTTTCGCAAGGACAACGTCAAGGGAATCTCCGCCAAAGCCATCCAGGTCGTGATGGAAACCGGCGATTCCGGGCCCGTCACGCCGATCGGAATCAATTTGCCCAACGATGCCACCATTCGCCAACGCTACGGCAGCAAATCCGTTTCGCTCAGCAACGTCATGGAAGCCTACGAAAAAGCGAGCACCCCGTCGGCGCGGGCGGAATTCTGTTTCGATGATGCGGAATTCGCACGAGCCGACAAGTGGAAATCCACCGCGCTGGCGCTGGAGGTCAACATGCACGAGGTCATCGGCCATGCCTCCGGTCAAGTCAACGAAGGCATCGATCCGGCCGTCTCCATCAAGGAGTACTACAGCGCCCTGGAGGAAGGCCGCGCCGACTTGGTCGCGTTGTACTTCATCGGCAACCCCAAGCTGATCGAATTGGGCCTGGTCGACAACGAAGACGACTTGCGAGAAATGCAACTGGCCGCCTACGAGGCCTACACCCGCAACGTGATGACTCAACTGCGGCGGATCAAATCCGGCACGACCATCGAAGAAGACCACATGCGGAATCGGCAGATGATCGTCGGCTGGCTGGCCGCTAACACCGATGCCATCACCGTCGACGTGCGTGACGGCAAGACCTATTTCCGGGTCGCCGACGTCGACGCATGGCACGGCGGGGTCGGAGACTTGTTGGCCGAGGTGCAGCGGATCAAATCCGAAGGCGACCGTCCTTCGGCAGAGCGGTTGATGAAGGATTACGCGATCAATATCAACGTCGCCCTGCGTGACGAAGTGCTACGACGCTACGCCGACTTGGATCAACCCGCCTACACCGGATTCGTCCAGCCCGAACTGACCCCGGTGACCAACGCCCAAGGCGAAATCACCGACGTCACGATCAGCTACCCCCAAGACCTGGAAACGCAAATGCTGAAGTGGTCCGGTGCGCGCGACGAGTAA
- a CDS encoding FKBP-type peptidyl-prolyl cis-trans isomerase, translating to MTGPADKSEKVSPGKVDSDAPEEFTKTDSGLQYRILRKSDKKKPKATDSVVAHYKGWLDSKQIFDSSYRRGQPIPFPLNRVIAGWTEGLQLIGEGGMIELDIPHELGYGERGTPGGPIPPRARLHFLVELVEIK from the coding sequence ATGACAGGACCGGCCGACAAATCAGAGAAAGTCTCACCGGGAAAAGTAGATTCGGATGCCCCCGAAGAATTCACCAAGACAGACTCGGGGCTTCAATATCGGATTTTGCGAAAGAGCGACAAGAAGAAACCTAAAGCCACCGACAGCGTGGTCGCCCACTACAAGGGCTGGCTGGATTCCAAGCAGATCTTCGACAGTTCCTACCGCCGGGGACAACCGATCCCGTTTCCGCTCAACCGCGTCATCGCCGGCTGGACCGAAGGGCTGCAATTGATCGGTGAAGGCGGGATGATCGAATTGGACATCCCCCATGAACTCGGGTACGGGGAACGTGGCACCCCGGGCGGCCCGATTCCTCCGCGGGCCCGTCTCCACTTTTTGGTCGAGCTTGTCGAGATCAAGTGA
- a CDS encoding CBS domain-containing protein: MTTTNTHLPVQVQSVMQRHPVTIHDYQTVHDAVDLMTEHHVSALPVVDDGHYLRGILTMSDLVRLVQDAERTLDSDLAIYDNSFLVADMIRETLGTDEVASVMSGVMFKVKQEDTLKSAANLMVEHQLHHLPVVGKDMKLLGILSSMDFVRLAADD, encoded by the coding sequence ATGACGACGACCAACACCCATTTGCCCGTTCAGGTTCAGAGCGTCATGCAGCGGCACCCTGTCACCATCCATGACTATCAAACCGTCCACGACGCCGTTGACTTGATGACCGAGCATCATGTTTCGGCGTTGCCGGTCGTCGACGACGGCCACTATCTAAGAGGCATCTTGACGATGAGCGACCTGGTCCGGCTGGTTCAGGATGCCGAACGAACGCTCGACAGCGATTTGGCGATTTACGACAACAGTTTCCTGGTCGCGGACATGATCCGCGAAACCCTGGGGACCGATGAAGTGGCCAGTGTGATGTCCGGCGTGATGTTCAAAGTCAAACAAGAAGACACGCTCAAAAGTGCCGCGAATTTGATGGTCGAACACCAACTCCATCATCTGCCCGTTGTCGGCAAGGACATGAAGCTGTTGGGCATCCTGTCGTCGATGGACTTCGTTCGCCTCGCAGCCGACGACTGA
- a CDS encoding universal stress protein, which produces MERFKKLLVFTGTEEPESAIARAVVLAMENGASLTLMDVIKPIPRILRLFKGSATPDELQRLLIEDHRAKLRDLVSEFDESEIDIDIVVTVGDPAMEVIREVMRNEHDLVIKAADGFRGAGRVVGSVARALLRMCPCAMLLLKPQVHGDFDQVLAAIDVDRQDTPHKKLNEAIAELSLEIARSDDATVHWISAWEMPLEVPFELPLESPLQPSLGEGQMDDVFSIHAENIRTHLGELYGETGIQGVTPEIHVQRGPAAEMIAEMVEEVQADLLVMGTVCRTGIAGLLIGNTAESVLAGVSCSVLALKPPGFVSPVGGEIVESHVAS; this is translated from the coding sequence ATGGAACGCTTCAAAAAGTTGTTGGTGTTTACGGGGACGGAGGAACCCGAAAGTGCGATCGCCCGCGCGGTGGTTTTGGCGATGGAAAACGGTGCCTCGTTGACGTTGATGGACGTGATCAAGCCGATCCCGCGGATCTTGCGTCTATTCAAGGGTTCTGCGACACCCGACGAGTTACAGCGGCTGTTGATCGAGGACCATCGCGCCAAGCTGCGGGATCTGGTCAGCGAATTCGACGAGTCAGAGATCGACATCGACATCGTGGTGACGGTCGGCGACCCGGCGATGGAGGTGATCCGCGAGGTGATGCGAAACGAACATGATTTGGTGATCAAGGCAGCCGACGGGTTTCGCGGTGCCGGGCGCGTGGTTGGAAGCGTGGCCCGCGCGCTGTTGCGAATGTGCCCCTGTGCGATGCTGTTATTGAAACCGCAGGTGCACGGCGATTTTGACCAAGTGTTGGCGGCCATCGATGTCGACCGACAAGACACGCCACACAAAAAACTCAATGAAGCGATCGCCGAGTTATCGCTGGAGATCGCGCGCAGTGATGACGCGACCGTGCACTGGATCAGTGCTTGGGAAATGCCGTTGGAAGTGCCTTTCGAATTGCCCTTGGAATCACCGCTGCAACCGTCGCTCGGTGAGGGCCAAATGGACGACGTGTTTTCGATCCACGCGGAGAATATCCGCACACACCTCGGCGAGCTTTACGGGGAAACGGGAATCCAAGGCGTGACGCCGGAAATTCACGTCCAACGCGGACCGGCTGCCGAAATGATCGCGGAGATGGTCGAGGAGGTGCAGGCAGATCTGTTGGTCATGGGAACCGTCTGCCGCACCGGCATCGCGGGGCTGTTGATCGGGAACACCGCCGAATCGGTCCTGGCCGGCGTTTCGTGCAGCGTTTTGGCACTCAAGCCGCCGGGGTTTGTTTCCCCGGTGGGCGGGGAAATCGTCGAGTCGCACGTTGCATCGTGA
- a CDS encoding tellurite resistance TerB family protein — MPHLKQLKSELLSDGVISPNEVARIRRHIEQDGALDFDDVAFLVELIGEAGEVCPEFDELFLPLMRHVLLKDGKIDLDEQAILVEMLIAGGSIRPSELKLLRDLQIEATETTPGFEKLCQTLDAIPAR, encoded by the coding sequence GTGCCCCATCTGAAACAACTGAAGTCCGAACTGCTGAGCGACGGCGTCATCAGCCCCAACGAAGTCGCGCGGATTCGACGGCACATCGAACAGGACGGCGCCCTGGACTTTGACGATGTGGCGTTTCTGGTTGAGCTGATCGGGGAAGCCGGCGAAGTGTGTCCGGAATTTGACGAGTTGTTTTTGCCGCTGATGCGACATGTTCTGCTGAAGGACGGCAAGATTGATTTGGACGAACAAGCCATCCTGGTCGAAATGCTGATCGCCGGCGGATCGATCCGCCCGTCGGAATTGAAGCTGCTGCGCGATCTGCAGATCGAAGCGACCGAGACGACGCCGGGGTTTGAGAAGCTGTGCCAAACGCTCGATGCGATCCCGGCGAGGTGA
- a CDS encoding winged helix-turn-helix domain-containing protein, with protein sequence MAKKKADKTSAAKAAATPDAKPTPVPTNGAAKKSNGAAKKPPAPRRSFDNSEIGLVAGEVWQTLESGGEQTLTKVKKSVEAPGDLVTAAVGWLARENKLRFVQSGRTTKVTLQ encoded by the coding sequence ATGGCAAAGAAGAAAGCGGACAAAACTTCGGCAGCAAAAGCGGCGGCAACGCCAGACGCCAAGCCGACCCCGGTGCCGACCAATGGGGCGGCGAAGAAGTCCAATGGTGCCGCCAAGAAACCTCCGGCGCCGCGGCGAAGCTTCGACAACTCCGAGATCGGTCTGGTCGCCGGAGAGGTTTGGCAGACGCTCGAAAGTGGTGGTGAGCAAACCCTGACCAAAGTCAAAAAGAGCGTCGAAGCACCGGGAGACCTCGTGACCGCGGCGGTCGGCTGGCTGGCCCGCGAAAACAAACTCCGCTTCGTCCAGTCGGGACGGACCACCAAAGTGACGCTGCAGTAA
- a CDS encoding dihydrofolate reductase family protein, with protein sequence MAATASVYIATSLDGFIARTNGNLDWLDQASSTVSAGEDCGYAAFMESVDVLVMGKNTYEKVRTLGDWPYGETPVVVLSRHPADPSIELPPGVSFSSEEPEQLHRRLSGEGAKKLYVDGGITIQRFLSAGLIDELIITIIPVLLGEGIPLFGPLGNDIHLTHRNTTTYDCGFVQVTYAVAHGGRYS encoded by the coding sequence ATGGCAGCGACAGCATCAGTCTACATCGCCACCAGCTTGGACGGATTCATCGCTCGCACCAACGGGAATTTGGACTGGCTCGATCAAGCCAGCAGCACCGTGTCTGCGGGAGAGGACTGTGGCTACGCAGCGTTCATGGAATCGGTCGATGTGTTGGTCATGGGCAAAAACACGTACGAGAAGGTGCGAACGCTCGGTGATTGGCCATATGGCGAAACGCCCGTCGTTGTCCTGAGCCGCCATCCGGCCGATCCTTCAATCGAACTGCCTCCCGGTGTCTCGTTCTCGTCGGAAGAACCGGAGCAGTTGCACCGACGTCTTTCCGGTGAAGGTGCGAAGAAGCTGTACGTGGACGGCGGGATCACAATTCAACGATTCCTCTCGGCCGGCCTGATCGACGAATTGATCATCACGATCATCCCCGTCCTGCTCGGCGAAGGCATTCCCCTGTTCGGGCCGCTGGGCAATGACATCCACCTGACCCATCGCAACACAACGACTTATGATTGCGGATTCGTGCAGGTAACATACGCTGTCGCACATGGCGGTCGGTATAGCTGA
- a CDS encoding CatB-related O-acetyltransferase yields the protein MLDPTKKHPMVLPDGTVIKTVVHLNQVIDHPRISIGDFTYFGHLEELEDYAGYLAQFLFPLSGERLVIGKFCQIAHGVRFITSSANHSMRGFSTYPFANFMMNEATTADDMKALFDVADRKGDTVVGNDVWIGTEAVVMPGVTVGDGAIIGARAVVARDVPPYTVIAGNPAKPVKKRFDDQVTGALRDLRWWDWPIETIQANIDAISGADIDTLKRVGDRIDAAPKRDSKLS from the coding sequence TTGCTTGATCCCACAAAAAAACACCCGATGGTCCTGCCCGACGGAACGGTCATCAAGACGGTCGTTCATCTGAATCAGGTCATCGACCACCCTCGCATCTCGATCGGCGATTTCACTTACTTCGGCCACCTGGAAGAACTCGAGGACTACGCCGGCTACCTCGCGCAGTTCCTGTTTCCGCTCAGCGGCGAGCGCCTGGTAATCGGAAAGTTTTGTCAGATCGCTCACGGCGTGCGATTCATCACCAGTTCCGCCAACCACAGCATGCGCGGTTTCTCAACGTATCCGTTTGCCAACTTCATGATGAATGAAGCGACCACGGCAGATGACATGAAGGCATTGTTTGACGTTGCCGACCGGAAAGGCGACACGGTGGTCGGCAACGACGTCTGGATCGGAACCGAGGCGGTAGTGATGCCGGGGGTGACCGTCGGCGACGGCGCGATCATCGGCGCGCGGGCTGTGGTGGCTCGCGACGTACCGCCCTACACCGTGATTGCCGGCAACCCGGCCAAGCCAGTCAAGAAGCGATTCGATGACCAAGTCACGGGGGCGCTGCGTGATCTCCGCTGGTGGGATTGGCCGATCGAGACCATCCAAGCGAACATCGACGCCATCTCCGGGGCTGACATCGATACCCTGAAACGCGTGGGTGATCGTATTGACGCCGCTCCGAAGCGTGATTCAAAACTGTCATGA